A window from Culex pipiens pallens isolate TS chromosome 3, TS_CPP_V2, whole genome shotgun sequence encodes these proteins:
- the LOC120413969 gene encoding UPF0545 protein C22orf39 homolog has protein sequence MAPQLLDIPPEPKTPEEQEVFKNLWSIRPCYLYNEEFDDCTSIKARFHQYFIHGSSVDCTQWKRDFDNCVRFEKNPHDTKSALELIESERSRRTERMRAHYGNDVWKKRDRVPEGWAKPLPEHLQKEYESSYLELKARELRGEVEPGKEERTMCVVM, from the exons ATGGCCCCACAACTGCTAGATATTCCCCCCGAACCAAAGACCCCCGAAGAACAGGAAGTGTTCAAGAATCTGTGGTCG ATCCGCCCCTGCTACCTCTACAACGAAGAGTTCGACGACTGCACCAGCATCAAGGCCCGCTTCCACCAGTACTTTATCCACGGAAGCAGCGTCGATTGCACCCAGTGGAAGCGGGACTTTGACAATTGCGTCCGCTTCGAGAAGAACCCGCACGACACGAAGAGTGCGCTCGAGTTGATCGAAAGTGAGCGCAGCAGGAGGACTGAGCGGATGCGGGCACACTACGGGAACGACGTGTGGAAGAAGCGTGACCGGGTGCCGGAGGGCTGGGCCAAACCGCTGCCGGAACACCTGCAGAAGGAGTACGAGAGCTCGTACCTGGAGCTGAAGGCGCGCGAGCTGCGCGGGGAGGTCGAACCGGGCAAGGAGGAGCGGACGATGTGCGTTGTGATGTGA
- the LOC120413968 gene encoding histone acetyltransferase type B catalytic subunit isoform X2 produces MTAINSLQNFVTSALDCTRFRLIREDADFEEEAAAFHPEMAHQIFGEQENIFGYRDLQIDVCFAAGPLDIYFNIKYSKKVDDVNTEGIKADDVEKSLAALVEDGCYYTNLDEYKKVIKARSAAFKPFGTKVDEFEVNPGASARTFEVYVSDITDQEFLKFHSRLESFSFWFIDAFSRVEHDPLWLFFIVYEKYSNNNNEVRYATAGYFTVYQYYSYPEFIRPRISQILVLPPFQKLGIASRLIEHTTYNYFVTKKNVADITYEEPTDIVQHIRSVVDAKRCMALPAFAKANLLAGFSKDMLAEAKEKFKINPKQCRVIYEILRLAVTDTKNDAEYRNYRLEVKKRLNLNYSKHRRELLRLQKRGVDVDGAFSILPSLEDRISQLNAEYKEVESVYYQVLKKLQLVRD; encoded by the exons ATGACGGCCATCAACAGTTTGCAGAACTTTGTGACCAGCGCGCTGGACTGCACCCGGTTCCGGTTGATCCGGGAGGACGCCGACTTTGAGGAGGAGGCGGCCGCGTTCCATCCGGAGATGGCGCACCAGATCTTCGGCGAGCAGGAGAACATCTTCGGCTACCGGGACCTGCAGATCGACGTGTGCTTCGCGGCGGGCCCGCTGGACATTTACTTCAACATCAAGTACTCGAAGAAG GTTGACGACGTCAACACCGAGGGCATCAAGGCGGACGACGTGGAAAAATCGCTCGCCGCGCTCGTCGAGGATGGCTGCTACTACACCAACCTGGACGAGTACAAAAAGGTCATCAAAGCGCGGTCAGCGGCGTTCAAACCATTCGGCACCAAGGTGGACGAGTTCGAGGTCAACCCGGGTGCGTCGGCACGCACCTTCGAGGTGTACGTGAGCGACATCACCGACCAGGAGTTCCTCAAGTTCCACTCGCGGCTGGAGTCGTTCTCGTTCTGGTTCATCGACGCCTTCAGCCGGGTCGAGCACGATCCGCTCTGGCTGTTCTTCATCGTGTACGAAAAGTACTCCAATAACAACAACGAGGTCCGGTACGCCACCGCAGGTTACTTCACCGTTTACCAGTACTACTCGTACCCGGAGTTTATCCGGCCGCGCATCAGCCAGATTCTGGTGCTGCCACCGTTCCAGAAGCTCGGAATCGCCTCCCGGTTGATCGAACAT ACGACCTACAACTACTTCGTCACGAAGAAGAACGTCGCGGACATCACCTACGAGGAGCCCACCGACATCGTCCAGCACATCCGCTCCGTCGTGGACGCCAAACGGTGCATGGCGCTGCCCGCGTTCGCCAAGGCCAACCTGCTGGCCGGCTTCAGCAAGGACATGCTCGCGGAGGCGAAGGAAAAGTTCAAAATCAACCCCAAACAGTGCCGCGTCATCTACGAGATTCTGCGCCTCGCCGTCACCGACACCAAGAACGACGCCGAGTACCGCAACTACCGGCTCGAGGTGAAGAAGCGGCTCAACCTGAACTACAGCAAGCACCGGCGCGAGCTGCTGCGGCTGCAGAAGCGCGGCGTCGACGTGGACGGGGCGTTCAGCATCCTGCCCAGCCTGGAGGACCGGATCAGCCAGCTGAACGCGGAGTACAAG GAGGTGGAATCCGTCTACTATCAGGTGCTGAAAAAGCTGCAGCTGGTTCGCGATTAA
- the LOC120413968 gene encoding histone acetyltransferase type B catalytic subunit isoform X1 has protein sequence MTAINSLQNFVTSALDCTRFRLIREDADFEEEAAAFHPEMAHQIFGEQENIFGYRDLQIDVCFAAGPLDIYFNIKYSKKVDDVNTEGIKADDVEKSLAALVEDGCYYTNLDEYKKVIKARSAAFKPFGTKVDEFEVNPGASARTFEVYVSDITDQEFLKFHSRLESFSFWFIDAFSRVEHDPLWLFFIVYEKYSNNNNEVRYATAGYFTVYQYYSYPEFIRPRISQILVLPPFQKLGIASRLIEHTTYNYFVTKKNVADITYEEPTDIVQHIRSVVDAKRCMALPAFAKANLLAGFSKDMLAEAKEKFKINPKQCRVIYEILRLAVTDTKNDAEYRNYRLEVKKRLNLNYSKHRRELLRLQKRGVDVDGAFSILPSLEDRISQLNAEYKQEVESVYYQVLKKLQLVRD, from the exons ATGACGGCCATCAACAGTTTGCAGAACTTTGTGACCAGCGCGCTGGACTGCACCCGGTTCCGGTTGATCCGGGAGGACGCCGACTTTGAGGAGGAGGCGGCCGCGTTCCATCCGGAGATGGCGCACCAGATCTTCGGCGAGCAGGAGAACATCTTCGGCTACCGGGACCTGCAGATCGACGTGTGCTTCGCGGCGGGCCCGCTGGACATTTACTTCAACATCAAGTACTCGAAGAAG GTTGACGACGTCAACACCGAGGGCATCAAGGCGGACGACGTGGAAAAATCGCTCGCCGCGCTCGTCGAGGATGGCTGCTACTACACCAACCTGGACGAGTACAAAAAGGTCATCAAAGCGCGGTCAGCGGCGTTCAAACCATTCGGCACCAAGGTGGACGAGTTCGAGGTCAACCCGGGTGCGTCGGCACGCACCTTCGAGGTGTACGTGAGCGACATCACCGACCAGGAGTTCCTCAAGTTCCACTCGCGGCTGGAGTCGTTCTCGTTCTGGTTCATCGACGCCTTCAGCCGGGTCGAGCACGATCCGCTCTGGCTGTTCTTCATCGTGTACGAAAAGTACTCCAATAACAACAACGAGGTCCGGTACGCCACCGCAGGTTACTTCACCGTTTACCAGTACTACTCGTACCCGGAGTTTATCCGGCCGCGCATCAGCCAGATTCTGGTGCTGCCACCGTTCCAGAAGCTCGGAATCGCCTCCCGGTTGATCGAACAT ACGACCTACAACTACTTCGTCACGAAGAAGAACGTCGCGGACATCACCTACGAGGAGCCCACCGACATCGTCCAGCACATCCGCTCCGTCGTGGACGCCAAACGGTGCATGGCGCTGCCCGCGTTCGCCAAGGCCAACCTGCTGGCCGGCTTCAGCAAGGACATGCTCGCGGAGGCGAAGGAAAAGTTCAAAATCAACCCCAAACAGTGCCGCGTCATCTACGAGATTCTGCGCCTCGCCGTCACCGACACCAAGAACGACGCCGAGTACCGCAACTACCGGCTCGAGGTGAAGAAGCGGCTCAACCTGAACTACAGCAAGCACCGGCGCGAGCTGCTGCGGCTGCAGAAGCGCGGCGTCGACGTGGACGGGGCGTTCAGCATCCTGCCCAGCCTGGAGGACCGGATCAGCCAGCTGAACGCGGAGTACAAG CAGGAGGTGGAATCCGTCTACTATCAGGTGCTGAAAAAGCTGCAGCTGGTTCGCGATTAA